One window of Channa argus isolate prfri chromosome 4, Channa argus male v1.0, whole genome shotgun sequence genomic DNA carries:
- the c4h7orf57 gene encoding uncharacterized protein C7orf57 homolog isoform X2, with product MSTAVPNHRRTKPGGIKPGAVTSGVTGPASQIPGLSQSADESAPVERSSGRRVGIFESDSDYVKLAKQGGHKGLLSHDDVDGDDKPGKPYNPPNWFAGDESKSGSKATSPDSEMKGGRQPLLAPFGTDNGLSWEKEADRFVHDKDKLSPDGAAKEMEALSLTNKYKRTSYDKKAPPVSMSKLLSHGYVEDQKKSPNDDDTSSTLQASFGV from the exons ATGAGTACAGCTGTCCCCAACCATCGAAGGACCAAGCCTGGAG GCATAAAACCCGGAGCTGTGACCAGCGGCGTGACTGGACCAGCCTCCCAGATCCCTGGTCTGTCCCAGAGCGCTGATGAAAGTGCTCCGGTGGAGAGGAGCAGCGGACGCCGAGTTGGTATATTTGAGTCCGACTCTGATTATGTCAAGCTGGCAAAGCAGGGAGGACACAAAG GGCTTTTGAGTCATGATGATGTGGATGGTGACGACAAACCGGGGAAACCCTACAATCCACCCAACTGGTTTGCAGGTGATGAGTCAAAGAG TGGAAGCAAAGCAACGTCTCCCGACAGCGAGATGAAGGGGGGCAGGCAGCCTCTACTTGCACCGTTTGGCACTGATAACGGTTTGTCCTGGGAAAAAGAGGCTGATAGATTTGTCCATGATAAAGATAAG CTGTCTCCTGATGGTGCTGCCAAAGAGATGGAGGCTCTGTCCTTAACCAACAAATATAAGAGAAC GTCCTACGATAAGAAGGCTCCCCCGGTCAGCATGTCCAAGCTGCTGAGTCATGGCTATGTGGAGGACCAAAAGAAGTCTCCCAACGATGACGACACCTCAAGTACATTGCAGGCCTCTTTTGGGGTTTAG
- the c4h7orf57 gene encoding uncharacterized protein C7orf57 homolog isoform X1, with amino-acid sequence MSTAVPNHRRTKPGGIKPGAVTSGVTGPASQIPGLSQSADESAPVERSSGRRVGIFESDSDYVKLAKQGGHKGLLSHDDVDGDDKPGKPYNPPNWFAGDESKSGSKATSPDSEMKGGRQPLLAPFGTDNGLSWEKEADRFVHDKDKLSPDGAAKEMEALSLTNKYKRTSYDKKAPPVSMSKLLSHGYVEDQKKSPNDDDTSSVTSEQTSTIAIEDVDDLE; translated from the exons ATGAGTACAGCTGTCCCCAACCATCGAAGGACCAAGCCTGGAG GCATAAAACCCGGAGCTGTGACCAGCGGCGTGACTGGACCAGCCTCCCAGATCCCTGGTCTGTCCCAGAGCGCTGATGAAAGTGCTCCGGTGGAGAGGAGCAGCGGACGCCGAGTTGGTATATTTGAGTCCGACTCTGATTATGTCAAGCTGGCAAAGCAGGGAGGACACAAAG GGCTTTTGAGTCATGATGATGTGGATGGTGACGACAAACCGGGGAAACCCTACAATCCACCCAACTGGTTTGCAGGTGATGAGTCAAAGAG TGGAAGCAAAGCAACGTCTCCCGACAGCGAGATGAAGGGGGGCAGGCAGCCTCTACTTGCACCGTTTGGCACTGATAACGGTTTGTCCTGGGAAAAAGAGGCTGATAGATTTGTCCATGATAAAGATAAG CTGTCTCCTGATGGTGCTGCCAAAGAGATGGAGGCTCTGTCCTTAACCAACAAATATAAGAGAAC GTCCTACGATAAGAAGGCTCCCCCGGTCAGCATGTCCAAGCTGCTGAGTCATGGCTATGTGGAGGACCAAAAGAAGTCTCCCAACGATGACGACACCTCAA GTGTGACCTCAGAACAGACCAGCACCATTGCAATTGAGGACGTGGACGATCTGGAGTAG